In the genome of Juglans microcarpa x Juglans regia isolate MS1-56 chromosome 6S, Jm3101_v1.0, whole genome shotgun sequence, the window GCCTTGAGGCTACTCGTGCTAGTCTGTTGGCCATTTGATTTCTCCTTTCGGTATCTGTTGAATGCAGAAGTATCATAAATGGTTGTGCTTTTTCCATATTGACTCCAGGTATTTCttcagtttctctctctttgttgtGAAGTCTCCCCGAACTTGGTTCGCAACCACTTGGGAGTCTGCCCTTACCTTAACTTTGGTGGCTCCTAGCATCTCGACAACTTCCAACCCGACTAGCAACACATCATATTCTGCTTCATTGTTGGTGGTCTTGAAGGCTAGCTTAATCGTGTGGTGGTATTCTTCCCTGGTATCTGCAATAATATGCGCCGCTACTCCCCCGCTAGCACGGCAAGACGAGCCATCGATGAAGACCTGCTAGGGTTTTCTTGTGGGCGAAACTTGGACCTCTTCAAGGGAGCGATTGAATTCTAAGACAAAATCGGCTAGCACCTATTCTTTTATTGTTGTTCGAGGGAGGTAATTGATGTTGAACTCGCTCAGTTTGATTGTCCAGTTCATCAAGCGGCCTGAGATATCTGGCTGCTGCAAGACTTTCTTCAAAAGTGCCTTTGTTAGGACTTTGATCGGGTGGGCTTGGAAGTATGGCCTTAACTACCAAGTTGTTGTCACGAGCATGAAAGCCAGCATATCCATCTGGGGGTATCTCGCCTCTACTCTCCGGAGGCTCTGCTTGTGTAGTAGATCAGTCTCTAGGACCCCTTCACTTCCCTTACCAATGCGGAGGAGACAACGTGTGGGGAGATGGATAAATACACATTCAGAGCATGTCTTGGCTTGGCTTGATTGAGGAGTGGTGGGCTGGTTAGATATTCTTTGAGTTTCTCAAATGCCTGGTCACACTCATTCTCCCAAATATAAACATTCCGCAACACTCTGAAGAACGACAGGCATTTTTCGGTTGACCAAGAGACAAACCGATTGAGGGCCGTTACTCGCTTGGCCAGTTTCTGTACTTCATTCATATTTCGAGGAGGGGACATGTCCATGATGGCCTTTACTTTCTCAGGGTTTGCTTCTATTCCCCTTTTTGACACCATGAAACCCAAGAACTTCTCGGCTCGACGCCAAAGGCTCACTTGGCTAGATTGAGCTTCATTCGATACTGTCGGAGTACCACGAAAGCTTCATGCAGGTCTACCAAATGTTGTTCAGgcgttttaattttaatgagcAAGTCATTCACGTATACATCCATTTTGCTCTTGAACATGTGGTTGACCAACTATTGGTAAGTGGCCCATGCATTCTTGAGCCTAAGGGGCATGGCCCCCATTCCGTGatgaatgacttttttttttcttgtcgtCTAGGTTCATGTGAATCCGATTGTACCCTGAGTAGGCATCCATGAGGCTTAGCATCTTGTGCTTTGCTGTTAAATCCATAATCAGGCCAATCCTTGGTAGAGGGAAATTGTCCTTAGGGAATGTTTTATTTCAATTGGTGAAGTCGACACATATCCTCCATTTGCCGCTTGAATTCTTTACCAACACGACATTGAAAAACCACTCCGGATAATGGGCCTCTGGGATGAACCCCACGATCAGCAATTGATCAACTTTGTCGGCTATAGCAGTGCATTTCTCTAAGCTAAAACTTTGGTGCTTCTGCCTCACCTTCATTGTCCTAGGATCCTCACAGAGGTGGTGCTTGATTATTGTGTTGTCTATCCCGAGCATGTCCTCATGGCTCCATGAAAACACATGCCAGTGTTCGGCCAAGAGCTATTTTAGTTCCTACCTCATGTTGAGCTCCACTTTGGTCTCCATTCTGACTGTGTCTTCTGGGCATTTTGGGTCTAGGATGACCAATTCCTGCGGATTGTTCAACTCTGCATTCTTGACAGTCTACTCATCTCTCACTTCTTCATCGTCGCCCGAGAACTCTAAAGGAGGGGTGGTCCCAGTTTTATGGCTGAGCTTTCAACCTTGCGAACCTCCCCCACCCTAGTCTTTAAATCCTGTACATAACATTCCCGCGTGAGCAGTTGCTCACCACGGACTTCCTCAATGTCAATCGTCGTTGAGAACTTCAACTTTAGATGAAGGTGACCACCTTTAGGTTGTTCAGGGTCGGTTGCCCTAATATGGCATTATAGATCGATGATGCCTTTACCACCAAGAAGTCGGCCATTGTTGTGGCCATGTTAGGGGTCTTTCTGGCCAAGACTGACAAGGTAATGGTTCCCACATGTTGAACCATGTCTCTTGGAAAACCCTTGAGCAGCATGGGTGCTGGCCACAGTCGGTTGGAGTCAATTCCCTTACAAGTGAAAGCATCCCAGAAGAGAATGTCTGCTGAATTGCCATTGTCAATCAGGATCCTTTTGGTTGTGAAGTTAGCGACAAACATAGTCACCACCAATGCATCGTCGTGAAGGTACTAGACTCCTTCTTTGTCATCGTCGCTAAAGGAGATGATCGCCATCGTTGGGCCTTTCCTCTGCTTGATGGTGGGTCACTCcacaaaatatacttcttcAAAGTGCATTGAATATACTTCTTCTTAGCGCGCCCTTCGAGCATGTGCCTTTTTGCTAGACAAGGTGGGGTTGCCCTCGGCAAATCCCCTGCTTATAGTTTGAATCTCGTTGAAGGGATTGTTTCTGCAGCTCGAGTTCGTCGAGGGGGATTCTGCGGGGGTTCTCGCTCAACCCACTGTCTTCTAGGGCTCTCACTTCTTCGCAGTCTCAGGGACCTCCCCCAATTTTGCCCCATCTCCCTGCTCATGTCCATCGGGTATTAGTTGGCAAGGCACTCTAActcctctctcttccttctGAGGGTGACACAATCCTTGGTGTTGTGGGTCTCGTTTCCATGATAGGTGCAAAATCGGCAATTGGCACATTCACGGTTGTCGGCCCCCTAGTTGTCTGTCCTACCTTCCTCCTACACGCTCAAGCTGGATTGTGATTGCTCTATCCCCTTGAGGTGCGGCTTCATACAACCTCTTCTCTTGCTGACCTCCTTTGACTTTTTTTGAGGCCTTCTTTTGTCTTGACACATTGGAATTCTTGTCGACCTGCTCCATCTCAGTTTTTCTCAGGGCGGTGAACGCCTTGAGAGTGTCCTCGACTTTAATGAAGCCATCTTCTTTGTCcataaattctcataatttcatggGATTCTTTCTTGCCAGCTCCATCATGAATGGATTTTGGGGCCACCAGCCTCTGAGAAGTGTCGCCAGAGTGATCTTCTCATCCTGGTCATTTGTCGTCATGCATTCTTTGTTGAACCTGGCCAGGTAGGTCTTCAGGCTCTCATCCTCCCATTGCTAGACGGTCAAGATGTAGGCCACTAAGCGTCTCCTCCTTCTACTTGCCATGAACTGTGTCAGGAATAACCTAGCCAAATCGCTGAAACTGTAGATAGACCCAGGTTGCAGTGACCTAAACCAGACTCTTGCAGCTCCCTTCAAGGTCAGCGGGAAAGCTCTGCAAGCTATCTCCCTGGAAAACTCGTGCAGGGTCAAGTTGGCCTTGAAGGTCTCTAAGTGCTCAGAGGGGTCTTTAGACCATCATACATCTCCATCTATGGTACTTGGAACTTTGGAGGCAGTAGGGTGGCCATCACTTCTGCACTGTAGGACAAGTTCGTGCTAGTGAGCAGCTAGTCAACCGATGACGAGGCTTCCATCCTTTTTGCCATCGTCTCATACTTATTTATGAAGCCATGTAACTCGTGgttcatcttttttctttctttttagctTGCGTCTACCCCGCCAATGCTTCGGGACTTTTCATGCTCGTTTCATCTCGACCCCCCTCGTCTTGTACCTCAACATTCTTCCTCCTTAACATTTTCCCGGAGAAGATTCTCCACTTCTTCTGCCATTTTCCTTATGTGCTCTTTCATTTTGAAAACCTTCCTTCCATGTTTGTCAATGTAGCTGGCGTATGAAAGACATGCTATTTTAAATCAAGGATCCCGTAGACGACGATATTGTTGATGATGTGTTTTGCACACAGATTACTGAGTTTAACAACCTGCAACACAAGTAAGGTGGTGGCTCGAGTTTATGAGTAACCTTCAATGCCTAACTCAGTGTTCCTCCTTTTGGAAGAGTTTTAGTAAACAAGAGAGCACGAGAGTAGTCCTGACCTGAAGGCTAGTTTTTATACTGCTAGGGGAGGTGGTCCCCCATATCCCATGTCAGAGGTACCCGTATTTCATATGGGACATTACTATGCTACTCTTGATGAGGCATTGCCCTCTTGGGTCATGTCCTTGCAGCAGGTTGGTAGGTGAAGACACTCCCAACGAGCTCTTATCAATGGCATGGGGTCGTGTTGTGCACACTATTGGGGACAGGTCGCCTTATTGTGACTTTTGCCAATGTGTGCATTAGTCTTTCGACAGCTTGGTTTTATCATTATGTGCGTGTGCAGGGCGGTGTCAGGAATGTCAGCACCCTGTGACTCTAGATCTGTCTCTTCTTAAACCTGGGCCTTGAGTTGCATCTCACCTGGGCCAAGGCTTCTCATTCTTCATGCAGCACACGTGTCAAGTCTGTTACTCAACGTCCTGGGCTTTGGCATAAGCTCAGCCTAGCTCAGGGGATCTTATTCCCCCCTCCCCCATGTACCATCAAGGCTTCCCGAGGCTTGTGTACCAAAAACTATACCATAATATTAAGatcttaagttttttttttaaaagatacaCACAATTTTCAGtttatttatatacattttgaatcacaacataaaatatttagatattaagattaTTAGAATATCTAATGGCCGTCTGGTAATTATGAGACtagtaattaagaaataaaGTAATCGGTGCAAGAGGGTTGAgatataaaaatctatttagaaGCTGCCTTAATGTGTATTAAAGTTGATCCCACAATAATGAAAAAAGTGTCTGTAATCTAACTTTTTCATAGCTTAAAATCAGTTGTATCATGAGCTGGCTTCTATGTACCACGCATGCATTGCTAAGTTTGGACTGAGAAATCTAAGCCTAGTTTGGTTTGAGAAGAAAGTAAGAGATCATGCAATATTGGTGTGCATGTCATAATTCTGAACTTTTGTGAAAAGGTGTACATGCTTCTTAACAGTGGCCTTAATTTACactcttaaaatttatattagttaGTAATCTTAGGTCCTCGATCGATCGGTACTggaaatttctaaaattttcttgtagGTAATTGATTAATGAAGCTCGAGATGTGACTATTAATGTAGGAATTAGCATAAATGAAATCTGATGAGCCTCTTGATCTTCATGAGTCCTTCAACTTAGGTTTCCTGCAATGTAAGACTAGCCATGCATGTACTTTGACCTGCAAATCTACTTGCAAATCTGAAGTAGATTTGGAGCTGGAATGGGGGTTCGTGTACATATGGATGTATCGAAATCTCtattgaggaagaagaagattaatGTGGAATTTGATTATCCATGT includes:
- the LOC121236614 gene encoding uncharacterized protein LOC121236614, which translates into the protein MKVRQKHQSFSLEKCTAIADKVDQLLIVGFIPEAHYPEWFFNVVLVKNSSVSNEAQSSQVSLWRRAEKFLGFMVSKRGIEANPEKVKAIMDMSPPRNMNEVQKLAKRVTALNRFVSWSTEKCLSFFRVLRNVYIWENECDQAFEKLKEYLTSPPLLNQAKPRHALNVYLSISPHVVSSALVREVKGS